CCGTGGCCGCCGCGCGCGCGATCGGCTTTCCCGTGGTGGTCAAGCCGGTGGACGGGAGCGGGAGCGTGGGCGTGCGCGCCTGCGCCGACGAGGCCGAGGTCCGGGCCCACGCGGCGGCGCTCTTCGCCCGGGACGGCGAGGATCCCCGCGTCCTGGTGGAGTCGCTCGTGGCCGGCGACGAGTTCTCCGTCGAGGTCTTCTCCGGGCGGGTGGTGGGGATCACCCGCAAGCACCTGGGAGATCCGCCCTTCTTCGTCGAGGCGGGGCACGACTACCCGGCCGACGTCCCCGGGGAGGCCGCATCGGCGCTGGTCGACTCGGTGATGCGCGGGACGGCGCTCCTGGGCCTGGGGTGGGGCCCGCTCCACTGGGAGCTGCGGATCGACCGCGAGGGGCGCGCCGTGCCGATGGAGGTCAACCCGCGGCTGGCCGGCGGCTTCATCCCCGAGCTGGTGCGCCACGCCGAGGGGATCGACCTGATCCGCGAGACGCTGCGCCTGGTGGTGGGGCGGAAGCCGGGGCTGGTCCGGGCGCACCGGCGGCACGCCTCCATCCGCTTCCTCTTCGCGCCCGGCGCGGGGCGGCTGGCGGCGATCGAGGGGATGTCGGACGCGCTCAGCCGCCCCGACGTGGTGGAGGTGCGCGCGTACCGCCACGCCGGCGACGCGCTGTCCGTCCACGGCGACTTCCGCGACCGCATCGGCCACGTGGTCGCCTGCGCCCCGGAGGCCCGCTCGGCGTCACGCGCCGCGGAGCGCGCCCGCGACATCGTCCGCATCCGGGTCGACGCCCCCGCTCCCGCGGCCGACTCCACCGCGCCCCTGGTGGGCGCGGGAGAGGCGGCGGCGTGAGCGAGGACACCGGGCGGATCCGCCGGGCGCTGGACCCGCGCGCGCGAAAGATCGTCTTCGGCGACGACGCCGGCCCGGCGATCCGCGACGAGCTCCCGTTCTACGTCCGCATCGACCGGGCGCACCTGACGATGCTGGTGGAGCGCGGGATCCTTGCCCCCGGGCGCGGGCGGCGGCTCCTGGCCGCGATGGACCGGCTCGTTGTGGAAGACTACGCGCCGCTGAAGGGGCGCGCGGCGCCGCGCGGGCTGTACCTCCTCTACGAAAGCTGGCTGGTCGAGACGCTGGGCGAGGAGACCGGCGGCGCGGTGCACCTGGCCCGCTCGCGCAACGACATCAACGCCACCGTCCTCCGGCTCCGGCTGCGGGAGCCGTACGGCCGCCTCCTCGGCGAGGTGCTCCGCCTGCTGGCCGTCCTGGTCCGCCGCGCCGAGCGCCATGCCGCCACCACGATGCCGGTCTACACGCACTACCAGGCGGCGCTCCCGGTCACCTTCGGGCACTACCTGGCCGGCGTGGCCCTGGCGCTCTTGCGCGACCTGCACGGGATCGAGGCCGCGGCCGCGGCCGCCGGCCTCGACCGCTGTCCGCTGGGCGCCGGCGCGGCGGGGGGAACCACGGTGCCGATCGACGCGGAGCGGACGGCGGCGCTCCTCGGCTTCGCCGAGGGCGTGCTGCACTCGATCGACGCGGTGGCCTCGCGCGACCTGGTTCTCCGCCTCCTCTCGGCCGCGTCGGTCCTGGGCGTCACGCTCAGCCGGCTGGCGACCGACCTGCAGCTCTGGAGCACGGCGGAGTTCGGCCTGGTCTCCTTCCCCGACACCCTGGTCGGCTCCAGCTCGATGCTGCCGCAGAAGCGCAACGCCTTCCTCCTGGAGCACGTGCAGGGGCGGGCCGGGGCGCCGCTGGGGGCCTTCACCGCGGCCGCCGTGGCGATGCACGCCACGCCGTTCAGCAACTCGGTGGCCGTCGGCACCGAGGGGGTGCGGCCGCTCTGGGGCGCGCTGGAGGGGGTGACGGAGGCGGTGGTCCTCTCCCGCCTCGTCGTTGCCGGCGCCGAGCCGCGGCCGGAGCGGATGCGCCGGCGGGCGGACGAGGGGTTCACCGCCGCCACCGAGCTGGCCAACCGGCTGGTGCTGGAGACGGGGATGTCGTTCCGCCGGGCGCACCACCGCGTGGGCGAGCGGGTGACGGAGGCGGCCGCGCGCGGAGAGCCGCTGGCGGACGCGGCCGGCGCCCTCTTCCGCGAGCTGGGGATCGACGCGGACGCGGCCGGCCTGGACCCCGCCGCGGTCGCGGCGGCGGCGGCGCACGGCGGAGGGCCGGCCAAGGTCGCGCTGCGCCGCGCCGTTGCCGAGCTGCGGCGCGAGTGGTCGGCCGCCGCCCGCCGGCTCCACGCGCGCCGGGAACGGTGGCGCGAGGGCGACCGCGCCCTGGACGCCGCGGCGGCCGGGGTGCTGGCCGGCGAGCCTGCGCCCGACGACGCGCCGTCCGGGCCGATGGCGGCGCCGGCGACGGAGCCGGCCCCGGCGGGATGACCGGGCGATCCGGAAAAAGATCTGGCTCACGCAGAACCGCGGAGGCAGCAGAGAACTCACCTCTGCTGCCTCCGCTGCTCTGCGTGATACCGGAATCTGCGGATTAATTGTGCAATCAGACCAACAGAATGACTCACACGGAGGGAACGGAGGAAACGGAGGATTTAGTAGAGTCGAGCTGGGGCGCCGTGGCGTGAATGCCCGGTTTCCCCAGCCCGCTCATCGAACCGGACGTGCGGATTTCCCGCATCCGGCTCTCCGACTGGGTTCACGTCAAGGCATGCGAGGGCACCACCTGCCGACGCTTGTACAGTTGCACCAGGCCGAGACTCGACCGGAGCCACTGATTCCCAAAGCGTCGGGTCCCCCGCCCGGGGACCTTGTGGCGTCGCACCAGAAACCTCCGCAGCAGCATGCAGGAGTATTCGTCCAAGGACCGGTAGACGTCGCCGAGCGTCCCTACGCTGAAGTAGTTCGCCC
Above is a genomic segment from Longimicrobium sp. containing:
- a CDS encoding ATP-grasp domain-containing protein, with translation MSTAPAGKALLFVESNTSGTGRLFARTARSMGFLPVLITARPGKYAYLAEEGAPEVVVVPRVDEDELHALVAARWGGAAGVAGITSSSEYFVATAAALAARFGLPGPSAESVRAARDKSRQRQVLAAGGIPVPAFRAVSSAPEAVAAARAIGFPVVVKPVDGSGSVGVRACADEAEVRAHAAALFARDGEDPRVLVESLVAGDEFSVEVFSGRVVGITRKHLGDPPFFVEAGHDYPADVPGEAASALVDSVMRGTALLGLGWGPLHWELRIDREGRAVPMEVNPRLAGGFIPELVRHAEGIDLIRETLRLVVGRKPGLVRAHRRHASIRFLFAPGAGRLAAIEGMSDALSRPDVVEVRAYRHAGDALSVHGDFRDRIGHVVACAPEARSASRAAERARDIVRIRVDAPAPAADSTAPLVGAGEAAA
- a CDS encoding group II intron maturase-specific domain-containing protein; its protein translation is MKRFKQSLRTVLRPGNQGRSGEVVAEVNRRLVGWANYFSVGTLGDVYRSLDEYSCMLLRRFLVRRHKVPGRGTRRFGNQWLRSSLGLVQLYKRRQVVPSHALT
- the argH gene encoding argininosuccinate lyase; amino-acid sequence: MSEDTGRIRRALDPRARKIVFGDDAGPAIRDELPFYVRIDRAHLTMLVERGILAPGRGRRLLAAMDRLVVEDYAPLKGRAAPRGLYLLYESWLVETLGEETGGAVHLARSRNDINATVLRLRLREPYGRLLGEVLRLLAVLVRRAERHAATTMPVYTHYQAALPVTFGHYLAGVALALLRDLHGIEAAAAAAGLDRCPLGAGAAGGTTVPIDAERTAALLGFAEGVLHSIDAVASRDLVLRLLSAASVLGVTLSRLATDLQLWSTAEFGLVSFPDTLVGSSSMLPQKRNAFLLEHVQGRAGAPLGAFTAAAVAMHATPFSNSVAVGTEGVRPLWGALEGVTEAVVLSRLVVAGAEPRPERMRRRADEGFTAATELANRLVLETGMSFRRAHHRVGERVTEAAARGEPLADAAGALFRELGIDADAAGLDPAAVAAAAAHGGGPAKVALRRAVAELRREWSAAARRLHARRERWREGDRALDAAAAGVLAGEPAPDDAPSGPMAAPATEPAPAG